Proteins encoded together in one Phaeodactylum tricornutum CCAP 1055/1 chromosome 25, whole genome shotgun sequence window:
- a CDS encoding predicted protein: MKLTEESILNMAVSTPRSGSTPIHPSGSCEDQNCATPERKLSAGLWNSRPHSHQSSSASDAESSELVYFANRGRSPLMPMLPDSPPNLPKLALPFRLRPTSQRVAAHLHTRRPRILPERNTIAFIPIEDYSEEDDSWPGAPRVDGCPDRRVGLLAPRPRLRSLPTLRDAKRAKSV, translated from the coding sequence ATGAAGTTAACGGAAGAATCTATTCTCAACATGGCGGTGAGTACACCAAGGTCCGGTAGTACACCGATTCATCCTTCAGGGTCGTGCGAAGACCAAAACTGCGCTACTCCCGAGAGGAAATTAAGCGCCGGACTGTGGAATTCTCGTCCACATTCGCACCAAAGTAGCTCTGCGAGCGACGCCGAATCCTCCGAGCTGGTGTATTTCGCCAATCGAGGCCGTAGTCCGCTTATGCCAATGCTACCGGACTCACCACCAAATCTGCCCAAGCTAGCATTGCCCTTCCGGTTGAGACCTACTTCTCAGCGGGTCGCGGCACACCTACACACGAGGCGGCCAAGGATTCTTCCAGAAAGGAACACGATTGCGTTTATCCCTATTGAGGATTattccgaagaagacgattccTGGCCTGGTGCGCCACGAGTGGACGGATGCCCCGATCGGCGGGTGGGGCTTCTCGCACCTCGCCCTCGTCTCCGGTCCCTACCGACCTTGCGGGACGCCAAGCGCGCCAAGTCTGTGTGA
- a CDS encoding predicted protein (Membrane associated protein responsible for transporting nitrate ions into the cell. This is one of six nitrate transporters in the Pt genome. Phylogenetically, this nitrate transporter is not in a well-defined clade. The expression for this transporter is quite low. The model for this transporter needs to be extended in the 5'. However, it appears that there is a frame shift in the 5' portion of the gene or an unresolved intron.) produces the protein MTQAAALFFKEEFGQSTESAAAIASIFGFINLFARGIGGYCSDRTSAYAGMRGRLWCQVIMFVAEGLLVIVFAYTHTLAGAIFAMMMFSVFVQAAEGASYAIVPYVDHSVAGSVTGIVGAGGNLGGVAFALLFRELNYRRAFLWMGCAVIASAILSLGIRIPGHRSILRGHDASEIVEARTKAGLPDMVILDTHASDVDILEGPSSATSVDLAIDF, from the coding sequence ATGACTCAGGCTGCTGCTctcttcttcaaagaagaATTTGGCCAATCTACCGAAAGTGCTGCCGCAATTGCCAGTATCTTTGGCTTTATCAATCTTTTTGCACGAGGTATCGGCGGTTACTGCAGTGACAGGACCAGCGCCTACGCTGGAATGCGTGGAAGATTATGGTGCCAGGTCATCATGTTCGTTGCCGAGGGCTTGCTGGTGATTGTATTTGCCTACACGCACACCTTGGCCGGCGCTATTTTTGCCATGATGATGTTTAGCGTCTTTGTCCAGGCCGCGGAAGGTGCCTCGTACGCGATTGTCCCGTACGTGGATCATAGCGTGGCTGGATCCGTCACGGGGATCGTCGGAGCGGGAGGGAATTTAGGAGGCGTTGCGTTTGCACTCCTTTTCCGGGAGTTGAACTATCGCCGTGCCTTTTTGTGGATGGGGTGCGCCGTGATTGCCAGTGCAATCCTCAGTCTAGGTATCCGAATCCCTGGCCACCGATCTATTTTGCGAGGTCACGACGCCTCGGAGATTGTGGAAGCGCGCACCAAGGCAGGGCTACCCGACATGGTGATACTCGATACGCACGCGTCCGACGTTGACATTCTCGAGGGCCCCAGTTCCGCCACGAGCGTAGACCTGGCTATAGATTTTTGA
- a CDS encoding predicted protein yields the protein MRFSIFALLGAISASSLLPELTGALPNGDTTYEQQIGRLDNAARSSGRMLMKNLRMDLSDRQVSTKSPAPLVTSPPTAQPTSSIKQASSKVPSDGSSSPSSKSSPTSPETDMPASNASKKSSKSRSPTSPNPKSAKATVSPDQTPSDFPSEVPTGPSAKSSVAPAATKKSGKGGSPTLPNPKSAKATVSPDQTPSDFPSEVPSSPSAKSSDISKVSASKKSGKGGSTTSPNPKSAKATVSPDQAPSDVPSPVPSSPSVEPSSDAPVADTSITSKNGSKTGTPTVSKNPNQAPTAVPTSPATIPPFTFSLPPVLTLPPVSELPKIPTQKADQLPLPKLPRTKKGTKKSLTKSTADLPPVMALPPVIDSPNIPSKNSNVITVPKVPETKKATTKGLTKTTNSLEIPAF from the coding sequence ATGCGTTTTTCTATTTTTGCGTTGCTCGGCGCCATTTCGGCCTCGTCCCTTCTGCCTGAACTGACGGGGGCTCTTCCAAACGGCGATACCACTTACGAACAGCAAATCGGACGCCTGGACAATGCGGCTCGCTCATCCGGCCGTATGTTGATGAAGAACCTGAGGATGGATTTAAGCGACAGGCAGGTTAGTACAAAGTCGCCTGCCCCACTTGTGACTTCTCCTCCAACAGCCCAGCCGACATCATCTATTAAGCAAGCTTCCTCCAAAGTCCCGTCCGACGGTTCCAGTAGCCCTAGTTCGAAATCGTCTCCAACCTCACCGGAGACAGACATGCCAGCATCTAATGCTTCCAAGAAAAGCAGCAAATCCAGATCTCCGACATCGCCGAATCCGAAGAGCGCGAAAGCTACGGTATCTCCCGATCAAACTCCGTCTGACTTCCCCTCCGAAGTTCCTACTGGTCCCAGTGCGAAGTCCTCTGTGGCACCGGCAGCCACCAAGAAGAGCGGCAAGGGAGGGTCCCCGACATTGCCAAATCCGAAGAGCGCGAAAGCTACGGTATCTCCTGATCAGACGCCGTCCGACTTCCCCTCCGAGGTTCCTAGTAGTCCCAGCGCAAAGTCTTCCGATATATCAAAGGTGAGCGCTTCCAAGAAGAGCGGCAAAGGCGGGTCCACGACATCGCCGAATCCGAAGAGCGCAAAAGCTACGGTATCTCCGGATCAGGCTCCGTCCGATGTCCCCTCTCCGGTTCCGAGTAGTCCGAGTGTGGAACCTTCTTCTGACGCACCGGTGGCCGATACTTCCATCACTTCCAAGAACGGTAGCAAGACCGGGACTCCGACCGTATCGAAAAATCCAAATCAAGCTCCGACCGCAGTCCCTACGAGTCCCGCTACTATTCCGCCGTTTACCTTCTCGTTACCACCAGTGTTGACTTTGCCGCCAGTCAGCGAATTGCCAAAGATCCCTACGCAGAAAGCTGATCAATTACCACTTCCGAAACTACCCAGAACAAAAAAGGGAACCAAGAAAAGCTTGACTAAAAGCACCGCTGATTTGCCTCCAGTGATGGCTCTACCGCCAGTGATCGATTCGCCGAACATCCCCAGCAAGAATAGTAACGTGATAACCGTTCCGAAAGTAcccgaaacgaaaaaagccACGACCAAAGGCTTGACCAAGACCACCAACTCGTTGGAAATTCCCGCCTTCTAA
- a CDS encoding predicted protein: MIAESVSVVVESAATIVADAAATQTAPPELGGISYSKASYYTILGLYALSFPGLWSTVARSTKAKIKRKTYVSAGEKADGTQGLGLRQQAGEIMAYMKANNYEVVDAGETITFRGVIPRSLSQALFLSFVTIFGMLSLALVLNIQFNDLELPLIGKPNWYLLALLGPYAGIYYWQSGDRVDDCSVKLVTNEEETENEITVQGSEEELERMWRTLGWQEKGMVRVDGLLDKKMGTVETK; the protein is encoded by the exons ATGATTGCCGAGTCCGTGTCGGTTGTCGTGGAATCCGCGGCGACGATCGTGGCCGACGCGGCGGCCACGCAAACGGCTCCTCCGGAACTGGGAGGCATTTCCTATTCCAAAGCAAGTTACTACACAATTCTGGGATTGTACGCCTTGAGTTTTCCTGGACTCTGGTCCACCGTGGCGCGATCGACCAAGGCTAAAATCAAGAGAAAGACCTACGTGTCGGCCGGGGAAAAAGCGGACGGAACGCAAGGATTGGGACTGCGACAACAAGCGGGAGAAATCATGGCCT ACATGAAAGCCAACAATTACGAAGTCGTGGATGCCGGTGAGACGATTACCTTTCGTGGAGTCATTCCGCGCAGTCTTTCCCAGGCGCTCTTTTTGTCCTTCGTCACTATTTTTGGTATGCTGTCACTGGCGTTGGTGTTGAACATTCAGTTCAACGACCTGGAGCTACCCCTGATTGGCAAACCCAACTGGTACCTGTTAGCATTGTTGGGACCCTACGCGGGTATTTACTACTGGCAGTCCGGGGACCGTGTCGACGACTGTTCGGTAAAACTGGTCACCAACGAGGAAGAAACGGAAAACGAAATTACGGTACAGGGATCCGAAGAGGAACTCGAGCGAATGTGGCGCACACTGGGCTGGCAAGAAAAAGGTATGGTCCGAGTGGATGGTCTTTTGGACAAGAAGATGGGTACCGTGGAGACGAAATGA
- a CDS encoding predicted protein encodes MDCTKSPEAMQEQILQSILLSVGVKDSGQVQILAERDVSVYSVSRVHQVAAVGHKIICAAREYVAEQLQNAMDEVRAKLPPDVSKDDAATPYEKDATVQFWLDARVRLEGEKVRSRPWQYVFIQSKLPNAFVTEILPQRIFITTAMLELTTNADELALILGHEVSHLIYGHVSQANQVETMLRTLEVLLLTVDPTSGVLALGVIGLLAGLRKAAAAAFSREHEQEADDLGLIIAARACFDTVKGAEVMHAMHQHSISAGTELVRDSNLVRLYDTHPPSLERYRLLKEKSVDENYTKYLDRQCATVSSRLREALWGSPSPKPPKNGTVVEKK; translated from the coding sequence ATGGACTGTACCAAGTCTCCGGAAGCCATGCAGGAACAAATACTCCAATCGATTCTCTTATCCGTCGGAGTGAAAGACTCGGGACAGGTACAGATTCTAGCCGAGCGGGATGTTTCCGTCTACAGTGTCTCCCGCGTGCATCAGGTCGCCGCGGTGGGGCACAAAATTATTTGTGCCGCCCGCGAGTACGTCGCGGAACAATTACAGAACGCCATGGACGAGGTCCGGGCCAAGTTACCCCCCGACGTATCCAAAGACGACGCCGCCACGCCGTACGAGAAAGACGCCACTGTACAGTTCTGGTTGGACGCTCGTGTGCGCTTGGAAGGGGAAAAAGTCCGCTCCCGGCCCTGGCAATACGTATTCATCCAAAGCAAACTGCCCAACGCGTTCGTGACAGAAATATTACCCCAACGCATCTTTATTACAACCGCCATGTTGGAACTCACCACCAATGCGGACGAACTCGCCCTCATTCTCGGACACGAAGTCTCCCACCTCATTTACGGACACGTCAGTCAAGCCAACCAGGTCGAAACCATGTTGCGCACGCTGGAAGTCTTGTTGCTCACCGTGGATCCCACCTCCGGTGTACTCGCTCTGGGAGTCATCGGCTTGCTAGCCGGATTGCGCAaggcggccgccgccgcttTTTCACGCGAACACGAGCAAGAAGCGGATGATCTGGGATTGATCATTGCCGCCCGGGCCTGTTTCGATACCGTCAAGGGCGCCGAAGTCATGCACGCCATGCATCAGCACAGTATCAGTGCGGGGACGGAACTCGTCCGGGACAGCAATCTCGTACGCTTGTACGATACCCACCCACCCTCGTTGGAACGGTACCGACTTTTGAAGGAAAAATCCGTCGACGAGAATTATACAAAATACTTGGATCGACAGTGTGCCACCGTCTCGAGTCGCCTGCGGGAAGCCTTGTGGGGAAGTCCTTCCCCCAAGCCACCAAAAAACGGTACCGTAGTGGAGAAAAAGTAA
- a CDS encoding predicted protein: MYRNNSFHNFEHASHVLMSVAKLLSRIVAPTQNPARLDETESAIASRLQHDHTFGITSDPLTQFACVFSALIHDVDHPGIPNTELVTENTKLAALYGGKSVAEQNSVDLAWGLLSDDAFTGLRQTICPTNNERDRFRQLVVNAVMATDVMDPDLRSLRNARWERAFTHSIREGDGVNRKATIVIEHLLQASDVAHTMQHWHVYRKWNERLFTEMYRAYEAGRSGSNPVTFWYTGELAFLDQYVLPLARKLKECGVFGVSSDECLNYAVRNRAEWERRGAEIVSGIQKKLAEETLGK; the protein is encoded by the coding sequence ATGTATCGAAACAATAGTTTCCACAACTTTGAGCACGCATCCCACGTCTTGATGTCGGTCGCGAAGCTTCTATCCCGTATAGTGGCACCTACCCAAAACCCGGCGCGTCTCGACGAAACCGAGTCTGCCATTGCTTCGAGGCTGCAACATGACCACACCTTTGGGATCACTTCGGATCCATTGACACAATTCGCCTGCGTTTTCTCGGCGCTCATTCACGATGTGGACCATCCGGGGATTCCCAATACAGAACTTGTGACGGAGAACACGAAACTGGCTGCTCTGTACGGAGGAAAGAGCGTCGCCGAGCAAAATTCGGTGGATCTCGCCTGGGGCTTGCTCTCCGACGACGCCTTTACGGGTCTCCGCCAGACAATATGCCCTACCAACAACGAACGCGACAGATTTCGGCAATTGGTGGTAAATGCGGTCATGGCCACGGACGTTATGGATCCGGACTTGCGTTCGCTCCGGAATGCTCGATGGGAGCGTGCGTTTACGCATTCCATACGCGAAGGCGACGGTGTCAATCGGAAAGCTACGATTGTAATTGAGCATTTGCTACAGGCTTCCGACGTTGCTCACACCATGCAGCACTGGCATGTCTACCGCAAGTGGAACGAGAGGCTGTTTACGGAGATGTACCGAGCCTACGAGGCTGGTCGTTCCGGAAGCAACCCGGTCACGTTCTGGTACACGGGGGAGCTGGCCTTTTTGGACCAATACGTCCTACCGCTGGCGCGCAAATTGAAAGAATGCGGTGTTTTTGGTGTATCCAGTGATGAATGTCTCAACTATGCCGTGCGAAATAGAGCAGAGTGGGAACGACGTGGAGCGGAGATCGTTTCGGGGATCCAAAAAAAGCTTGCGGAAGAAACGTTGGGAAAATGA